A genomic window from Chloroflexota bacterium includes:
- a CDS encoding MFS transporter produces the protein MNLPHTHWLAKRTNFYYGWIILPISILGAFFTSPGQTYMVSVFNPSLRETFNLSLSQLTGAYMLGTVLASLPQSYIGQWADRIGIRKVLFVIVTLFSLACVFISQASSLPMLFVSFFFLRLLGQGSLELLSVNMLPMWFRKTLGTVSGIKSVAVNLMSALVPVGVLALIGQVGWRTTYILAGVTVFAILMPTVYFFYINRPEEIGQQIDGDTEIDKPATSKRTITAVLPENELTLNEAMRTRAYWILTLAWFAWAAIATAITFNLLPIFTAKGLTEQQAASSFTILMVASAIFQIFGGVIADRVQLRWMAVGALGLYSVAVGALIYVPVGSVIWVYTLILGVAQALFGGLNNTIWVRYFGRTHLGKIRGSVWTAAVAGSSVGPFLMGVSYDQSGDFFISLAVIALILVGLAISGLWATPPLTPSQPSV, from the coding sequence ATGAATTTACCCCACACACACTGGCTCGCCAAACGCACCAACTTCTACTACGGTTGGATCATCCTGCCGATTTCTATTCTGGGGGCATTCTTTACCAGCCCCGGCCAGACTTATATGGTATCGGTCTTCAATCCATCCCTGCGTGAAACGTTCAATCTTAGCCTGAGCCAGCTTACCGGCGCGTATATGCTCGGTACGGTATTGGCTTCACTGCCGCAATCGTATATTGGTCAGTGGGCTGATCGAATTGGCATTCGCAAAGTGCTGTTCGTGATCGTCACCCTTTTCAGCCTGGCGTGTGTTTTTATTTCCCAGGCAAGCAGCCTGCCGATGCTGTTTGTAAGCTTTTTCTTCCTGAGGTTGCTGGGGCAAGGATCGTTAGAACTGCTCTCTGTGAATATGCTGCCGATGTGGTTCCGCAAAACATTGGGTACGGTTTCTGGCATCAAGAGTGTGGCGGTTAACCTGATGAGCGCGCTTGTACCCGTGGGGGTGTTGGCGCTCATCGGTCAAGTAGGCTGGCGCACAACTTATATCTTGGCCGGAGTAACTGTATTCGCCATTCTGATGCCGACGGTCTACTTTTTTTATATTAATCGCCCTGAAGAGATCGGCCAGCAGATCGATGGAGATACAGAAATTGACAAGCCGGCAACTTCGAAGCGCACCATCACGGCTGTGCTCCCTGAAAACGAACTTACGCTCAACGAAGCCATGCGCACACGCGCCTATTGGATTCTGACTCTGGCATGGTTCGCCTGGGCGGCCATTGCCACGGCGATCACCTTCAATTTGTTGCCCATCTTCACAGCCAAGGGCCTCACCGAGCAACAAGCCGCTTCCAGCTTCACAATTCTGATGGTCGCTTCAGCCATCTTCCAAATTTTCGGCGGCGTGATTGCAGACCGGGTCCAACTGCGTTGGATGGCCGTCGGCGCGCTGGGGCTGTATTCTGTTGCGGTCGGGGCGCTGATCTACGTGCCGGTTGGTTCTGTTATTTGGGTGTACACGCTCATCTTGGGGGTGGCACAAGCTTTATTTGGCGGGCTGAATAATACCATTTGGGTGCGCTACTTTGGGCGTACTCATCTTGGTAAAATCCGCGGCAGCGTGTGGACGGCCGCCGTGGCGGGCAGCAGCGTTGGCCCGTTTCTGATGGGCGTTTCCTACGATCAGAGCGGAGATTTTTTCATCTCGCTAGCCGTCATCGCCCTGATTTTGGTCGGACTGGCGATTTCTGGTCTTTGGGCCACACCCCCCTTGACTCCGTCTCAGCCTTCGGTATAA
- the serS gene encoding serine--tRNA ligase, producing the protein MIDINLIRENPDIVRESLRKRQSDPAPVEQILTLDEQRRELILQGETLKAERNVVSKEIGKMKDAAARQEKIDAMRVVGDQISEIDEQLRGVETELNALMSTLPNVPGEQTPYGVDESENVVLKTSGEIPEFDFEPKPHWELGPELSIIDFERGVKLTGSRFYVLSGAGARLQRALIAFMLDLHIKQGYTEKYTPFMVKTETVYGAGQLPKFADNLYKDHEEELYFVPTAEVPLTGYHMDEIIDEAELPLNYTAYTPCFRREKMSAGRDVRGIKRGHQFDKVEMYMYTKPEDSPAAFEKMFADAEETAELLGLPYRTHQLCTGDLGFGASITYDLEVWAAGCGEWLEVSSVSNVTDFQARRANIRYRPEGGGKVQFLHTLNGSGLGLPRVMIAILENYQQADGSVVVPEVLRPWMGGIEVIRPE; encoded by the coding sequence GTGATCGATATTAATTTAATCCGCGAAAATCCCGACATAGTACGCGAGTCACTGCGTAAACGCCAGAGCGACCCCGCCCCGGTGGAACAAATTCTGACGCTGGATGAACAGCGCCGCGAGCTAATTTTGCAAGGTGAAACCCTCAAAGCCGAGCGCAATGTGGTTTCTAAAGAAATTGGCAAAATGAAAGACGCGGCTGCGCGGCAAGAAAAAATCGATGCCATGCGCGTCGTCGGCGACCAGATCAGCGAAATCGACGAACAACTGCGCGGCGTAGAAACCGAACTCAATGCCCTGATGTCCACCCTGCCCAATGTCCCCGGCGAGCAAACTCCCTACGGCGTGGATGAAAGCGAAAACGTGGTGTTGAAAACCTCGGGGGAGATTCCCGAGTTTGACTTCGAACCCAAACCCCACTGGGAACTTGGTCCCGAACTGAGCATTATCGACTTTGAGCGCGGCGTCAAACTGACCGGCTCACGCTTCTATGTGCTCAGCGGAGCCGGAGCGCGCCTGCAACGGGCGCTGATTGCCTTTATGCTCGATCTACATATCAAGCAGGGTTACACCGAAAAATACACCCCCTTCATGGTCAAAACCGAAACTGTCTACGGTGCGGGGCAACTGCCCAAATTTGCCGATAATCTCTACAAAGACCACGAAGAAGAATTGTACTTCGTCCCCACCGCCGAAGTGCCCCTCACCGGCTATCACATGGACGAAATCATCGATGAAGCCGAACTGCCGCTGAATTACACCGCCTATACGCCCTGCTTCCGCCGCGAAAAGATGAGCGCCGGGCGCGATGTACGCGGCATCAAGCGCGGTCATCAGTTCGACAAAGTCGAGATGTATATGTACACCAAACCCGAAGATTCCCCGGCGGCCTTCGAGAAAATGTTCGCCGATGCCGAAGAAACTGCCGAACTGCTGGGCCTGCCCTACCGCACGCATCAACTTTGCACCGGCGATCTCGGCTTTGGGGCCAGCATCACCTACGATCTCGAAGTGTGGGCGGCGGGCTGCGGCGAGTGGCTGGAAGTTTCCTCCGTCTCGAATGTCACCGACTTCCAGGCGCGGCGCGCCAATATCCGCTATCGGCCTGAGGGCGGGGGCAAGGTTCAATTTTTGCATACCCTCAACGGGTCTGGGTTGGGCCTCCCCCGCGTGATGATCGCTATTCTCGAAAACTATCAGCAAGCCGATGGTTCGGTCGTCGTTCCCGAAGTGCTACGCCCGTGGATGGGTGGGATTGAGGTTATTCGACCGGAGTGA
- a CDS encoding DUF456 domain-containing protein, protein MPEWILATSRFLIILTMVVGQLGLVIPIFPGNVVIWAAALVYGILFGFGKPGGILFGVITLLMFVAVTADNVFMGAKAREKGAAWPSIFAALAAAVVFTFMFPPIGGLIAAPLVLYLMEFRRLNDSKQATEIVKGLMLGLGLSFAARFALGLVMIGLWAVWAY, encoded by the coding sequence ATGCCCGAATGGATTCTCGCAACAAGTCGCTTTCTCATTATCCTCACCATGGTCGTGGGGCAGCTCGGTCTGGTCATCCCTATCTTCCCCGGCAACGTGGTCATTTGGGCTGCGGCCCTGGTCTATGGCATTTTATTTGGATTTGGCAAACCCGGCGGGATTCTCTTCGGGGTTATCACCCTGCTGATGTTCGTAGCCGTCACCGCCGATAATGTTTTTATGGGCGCCAAAGCCCGCGAGAAAGGCGCCGCCTGGCCTTCGATTTTCGCGGCCCTGGCCGCAGCGGTAGTCTTTACCTTTATGTTTCCCCCCATTGGCGGGTTGATCGCCGCCCCGTTGGTGCTGTACCTGATGGAGTTTCGCCGCCTGAACGACAGCAAACAAGCCACCGAGATCGTCAAAGGGCTGATGCTCGGTCTGGGGCTTTCGTTTGCAGCGCGCTTCGCGTTGGGCTTAGTGATGATCGGTTTGTGGGCAGTGTGGGCTTATTGA
- a CDS encoding Trm112 family protein, whose protein sequence is MVSQELIEILRCPACVRETGGELEFYKETWFVCADCGRKYPVREDIPVMLIDEGDKWVETAKDALPIPPPEK, encoded by the coding sequence ATGGTCAGTCAAGAACTTATCGAAATTTTACGATGCCCCGCCTGCGTGCGCGAAACCGGCGGCGAACTTGAATTCTACAAAGAAACCTGGTTTGTCTGCGCCGACTGCGGGCGCAAATACCCCGTGCGCGAAGACATCCCTGTGATGCTCATCGACGAAGGCGACAAATGGGTTGAAACCGCCAAAGATGCGCTCCCCATCCCCCCGCCAGAAAAATAG
- a CDS encoding endo alpha-1,4 polygalactosaminidase, with translation MQIAAHFPKSFFYAVFILLFFALSACIGISEQIEPPATVAPVNTPVPAETGAWWQPVPGTSWQIELSSAGPDISFDVEMYDIDLFEVSEQIIEQLRADGRVVICYFSAGSWEEWRPDAGQFPKDVIGDPLEGWPGEYWLDIRALDVLAPLMAARLDLAVEKGCDGVDPDNVNAYENPSGFELAYQHQLDFNLWLAEQAHARGLSIGLKNDLNQIPDLVAYYDWALNEECPYYGECEMLLPFVEAGKAVFGVEYELASDEFCPQTNALNFDFLKKNWDLDAWREACR, from the coding sequence GTGCAAATTGCTGCTCATTTTCCCAAATCCTTTTTCTATGCGGTTTTCATCCTGCTATTTTTCGCCCTTAGCGCCTGTATTGGTATCTCTGAGCAAATTGAGCCACCCGCGACGGTTGCTCCGGTGAACACGCCCGTGCCTGCGGAGACAGGCGCGTGGTGGCAGCCCGTCCCGGGCACAAGTTGGCAGATCGAACTCAGCAGCGCCGGACCGGATATCTCCTTTGATGTTGAAATGTACGATATTGATCTCTTTGAAGTCTCTGAGCAGATTATCGAACAATTGCGCGCCGATGGGCGCGTGGTGATTTGCTATTTCAGCGCCGGGAGTTGGGAAGAGTGGCGTCCCGACGCGGGCCAGTTTCCCAAAGATGTCATCGGGGATCCGCTCGAGGGCTGGCCGGGCGAATACTGGCTGGATATTCGCGCCTTGGATGTGCTGGCCCCGTTGATGGCTGCCCGCCTTGATCTGGCCGTCGAGAAAGGCTGTGACGGCGTAGACCCCGACAACGTCAACGCCTACGAAAATCCATCGGGATTTGAACTGGCATATCAGCATCAACTGGATTTCAATCTCTGGCTCGCCGAACAGGCCCACGCACGCGGTCTCTCGATTGGGCTGAAAAATGATCTCAACCAAATCCCCGATCTGGTGGCCTATTACGATTGGGCGCTCAACGAAGAATGCCCCTATTATGGTGAGTGCGAAATGTTGCTGCCCTTCGTTGAAGCCGGAAAAGCCGTTTTTGGGGTAGAATATGAACTCGCCAGCGATGAATTTTGCCCCCAGACCAACGCTCTGAATTTCGATTTCCTGAAGAAAAATTGGGATTTGGATGCCTGGCGCGAGGCCTGCCGTTAG